The Methylacidimicrobium sp. B4 genome contains a region encoding:
- a CDS encoding glycosyltransferase: MHPSLSIVLPLFNEAGIATAVAARVTSFAEYHPDYEFLLVDDGSVDATPTILSEFLAKRRLPNVRLLRYACNRGKGHAILFGFREARGASFCFTDGDLAYPLDDLDRIVAELRRSDVVIGSRSPCRASQGAPNLSRRFLGVAYNRLTRFLLGLPYADTQAGLKGFRREPAERLFSLLHSTGFSFDVELLFLARKLGLRICEMPVQPVREHSYKTGKVKLLRDSAAMLADLCRIRLRDWMGLYHERRTRTP; the protein is encoded by the coding sequence GTGCACCCTTCTCTCTCCATCGTGCTGCCCCTCTTCAATGAAGCGGGAATTGCCACTGCGGTCGCCGCTCGGGTCACGAGCTTTGCCGAATACCACCCCGATTACGAGTTCCTCCTGGTCGACGACGGCTCCGTTGACGCCACGCCAACCATTCTCTCCGAGTTCCTTGCGAAGCGGAGGCTCCCCAATGTCCGACTTCTTCGCTATGCGTGCAATCGCGGGAAAGGGCACGCGATCCTCTTCGGATTCCGAGAAGCCCGCGGAGCCTCTTTCTGCTTCACCGATGGCGACCTCGCCTACCCGCTCGACGATCTCGACCGGATCGTCGCGGAGCTCCGAAGATCCGATGTCGTGATCGGCTCCCGCTCCCCCTGCCGCGCCTCTCAGGGTGCGCCGAATCTCAGCCGCCGCTTCCTCGGCGTCGCCTACAATCGGCTCACCCGTTTCCTCCTGGGCCTTCCCTACGCGGACACCCAAGCCGGCTTGAAAGGATTCCGCCGGGAGCCGGCCGAACGGCTCTTTTCTCTTCTCCATTCCACCGGCTTCTCCTTTGACGTCGAGCTCCTTTTTTTGGCAAGGAAGCTGGGATTGCGAATTTGCGAAATGCCCGTGCAGCCGGTGAGGGAACATTCCTACAAGACCGGCAAGGTAAAGCTCCTGCGCGACTCCGCAGCGATGCTGGCGGATCTCTGCAGGATCCGGCTGCGGGATTGGATGGGGCTTTACCATGAGCGCCGCACGCGCACTCCTTAG
- the truA gene encoding tRNA pseudouridine(38-40) synthase TruA, translated as MSATTDYEVSMPHAEEMRKRGAASVEEAAESPLIGHRIELSYVGSAFSGWQRQKGKPSIQEALESAIERIWGRPIAVTGASRTDAGVHALRQVASFAAPRKLIPEELARALNYFLPDSVRVREVKLAPPEFHARFAARSKTYEYRVWNHAVLDPFLVDRVWHVPFPLALPAMREAGDLFVGTKDFSSFATNPGRAYSSTVRTISALALHRRGPSVRIRVTGDGFLYHMVRNIVGALVRVGKGRLSRDGLQEILESRDRKRAPASAPPWGLYLLRVQYAPARRNRRAEDSRTSGPCSRLDQRTRSRYE; from the coding sequence ATGAGTGCGACTACGGATTATGAAGTGTCCATGCCGCATGCGGAAGAAATGAGGAAACGGGGGGCAGCCTCCGTCGAGGAGGCGGCGGAATCTCCGCTCATTGGTCATCGAATCGAGCTTTCCTACGTCGGCAGCGCCTTTTCGGGTTGGCAGCGGCAAAAGGGGAAGCCGTCGATCCAGGAGGCTCTGGAATCAGCCATCGAACGGATCTGGGGTCGGCCGATCGCGGTTACGGGGGCCAGCCGGACGGACGCCGGCGTGCATGCCCTGCGGCAGGTGGCTTCCTTCGCGGCCCCAAGAAAGCTGATTCCCGAGGAGCTGGCGCGAGCCCTCAACTACTTTTTGCCGGATTCCGTCCGGGTGCGCGAGGTCAAGCTGGCCCCCCCGGAATTTCATGCACGGTTTGCTGCCCGGTCCAAGACCTACGAATATCGGGTGTGGAACCACGCGGTGCTCGATCCCTTTCTCGTGGACCGGGTCTGGCACGTTCCTTTCCCCTTGGCGCTGCCGGCCATGCGGGAGGCGGGCGATCTCTTTGTAGGGACGAAGGACTTTTCCTCCTTCGCCACCAACCCCGGCCGTGCCTATTCTTCGACGGTGCGCACGATTTCGGCTCTGGCACTGCATCGCCGTGGGCCTTCCGTGCGCATCCGGGTCACGGGCGATGGCTTTCTCTATCACATGGTCCGCAACATCGTCGGAGCGCTGGTGCGCGTGGGCAAGGGGCGATTATCGCGGGACGGGCTCCAGGAGATCCTCGAAAGCCGGGATCGCAAGCGCGCCCCCGCCTCGGCCCCTCCTTGGGGCCTCTATCTTCTCCGCGTTCAGTACGCGCCTGCGAGGCGGAACCGCCGTGCGGAAGACTCTCGCACAAGCGGGCCTTGCTCCCGGTTAGACCAGAGGACGAGATCGAGGTACGAGTGA
- the hisF gene encoding imidazole glycerol phosphate synthase subunit HisF — MLARRIIPCLDVHSGRVTRGQQFGRAEEGGLRDVGDPIALAARYNDQGADELVFYDITASVEGRTALLDVLCAVSDRCFIPLTAGGGVRTLEDIREMLLAGADKVSVNTAALADPSLIRAGAERFGAQCIVLSIDVRRTGPGSWQVCSHGGRRETPWEVLAWARKGVELGAGEVVCNSIDSDGMKNGYDRALVRLLADALPVPVVASGGAGKIEDFGEVFLSGHADAALAAGIFHSGEVSIPEVKRFLRAQGVPVRI; from the coding sequence GTGCTGGCTAGGCGGATCATTCCCTGCCTGGACGTTCATTCCGGGCGCGTGACCCGCGGGCAGCAGTTTGGAAGGGCCGAGGAAGGGGGCTTGCGGGACGTCGGAGATCCGATCGCCTTAGCTGCTCGTTACAACGACCAAGGTGCGGACGAGCTCGTTTTCTACGACATCACGGCGAGCGTGGAGGGTCGGACGGCGCTTCTCGACGTCCTCTGCGCGGTTTCGGATCGTTGCTTCATTCCGCTGACGGCGGGAGGCGGAGTCCGTACCCTCGAGGATATTCGAGAAATGCTGCTCGCAGGTGCGGACAAGGTGAGCGTGAATACCGCCGCCCTGGCGGATCCCAGCTTGATCCGCGCGGGCGCGGAGCGCTTTGGTGCGCAGTGCATCGTGCTTTCGATCGATGTCCGGAGAACCGGCCCTGGATCCTGGCAGGTCTGCAGCCACGGAGGCAGACGCGAGACCCCCTGGGAGGTGCTCGCTTGGGCGCGGAAAGGGGTCGAGCTGGGGGCCGGAGAAGTCGTTTGCAACAGCATCGACAGCGACGGGATGAAAAACGGATACGATCGGGCACTCGTTCGCCTTCTGGCGGACGCGCTTCCCGTGCCTGTCGTCGCCAGCGGAGGTGCGGGGAAGATCGAGGATTTCGGCGAGGTCTTTCTTTCGGGCCATGCGGACGCGGCTCTTGCGGCCGGGATCTTTCATTCGGGGGAGGTCTCGATCCCCGAGGTCAAACGCTTCCTGCGGGCGCAAGGCGTCCCCGTCCGGATTTAG
- the lexA gene encoding transcriptional repressor LexA, producing the protein MLVDKQGSRTRILRFIESYLQRHHRPPTVREIQHGCGFRSPRAVSYQLERLEAMGSISRQKNSRGILLRKQVEEGFPIPFFPSIPAGSPILAQEPKAETLRLTPESLGVSDRAACFAVRVHGSSMIGAGILDGDLALIERKPAREGQVVAALIDGECTLKRLILDPTHGCVLRSENPAFADLRPARDLSVQGVLVAIVRKVG; encoded by the coding sequence ATGCTCGTGGATAAGCAAGGTTCGCGGACGCGCATCCTCCGCTTCATCGAGTCGTATCTCCAGCGCCATCACCGGCCGCCGACGGTTCGAGAAATCCAGCACGGATGCGGCTTCCGCAGCCCGCGAGCCGTCTCCTACCAGCTCGAGCGCCTCGAGGCGATGGGATCGATCTCCCGGCAGAAGAACTCCCGGGGAATCCTGTTGCGGAAACAGGTGGAAGAGGGATTCCCCATTCCGTTCTTCCCTTCCATTCCGGCCGGTTCGCCGATCCTCGCCCAGGAGCCGAAGGCGGAGACACTGCGGCTCACTCCGGAATCCCTGGGAGTTTCCGACCGTGCCGCCTGCTTCGCGGTGCGCGTCCACGGTTCGAGCATGATCGGGGCGGGCATTCTCGACGGAGATCTGGCGTTGATCGAAAGGAAGCCCGCTCGGGAGGGTCAGGTTGTCGCAGCGCTCATCGACGGAGAATGCACGCTCAAGCGGCTGATTCTCGATCCGACGCACGGCTGCGTGCTTCGTTCGGAGAATCCCGCCTTCGCCGATTTGCGCCCCGCACGCGACCTTTCCGTCCAGGGCGTGTTGGTCGCGATCGTACGCAAAGTGGGGTAG
- the trpA gene encoding tryptophan synthase subunit alpha: MSGRIAEKFRSLSVEGRRAFIPYVTAGDPTLSATRDLVLSLERAGADLVELGIPFSDPLADGEVNQAAAHRALRAGATVEGVLETVAEIRKGSSLPIVLFSYLNPLLRMGLERFASEASRVGVDGVLLVDLPLEERLPGLESLERGLTRIHLVAPTTAPARRQAIAQAAEGFLYCVARLGTTGVRDEAPAEAEDLVRSMRTLCTVPACVGFGISTPEQAATVAAYADGVVVGSALVERIGAWGAAADLCERIEHFARRLAEGVHRASGKGVPAAPLREPAGERGRVGHPCA; encoded by the coding sequence GTGAGCGGTCGGATCGCGGAGAAGTTTCGCTCCCTCTCCGTCGAGGGGAGGCGGGCGTTCATTCCCTACGTCACGGCAGGGGATCCAACCCTTTCTGCTACCCGGGACCTCGTGCTCTCCTTGGAACGGGCGGGAGCGGATCTCGTCGAGCTGGGGATTCCCTTTTCGGATCCCCTGGCGGACGGAGAGGTCAATCAGGCGGCCGCCCACCGCGCGTTGCGGGCGGGAGCCACGGTTGAGGGCGTGCTAGAGACCGTCGCCGAGATCCGCAAAGGCTCGAGCCTTCCGATCGTTCTCTTTAGCTATCTCAACCCGCTGCTGCGAATGGGCCTTGAGCGGTTTGCCAGCGAAGCAAGCCGGGTGGGGGTCGACGGCGTCCTGCTGGTCGACCTGCCCTTGGAAGAGAGGCTACCCGGGCTCGAATCGCTGGAGAGAGGACTCACTCGGATCCACCTGGTGGCTCCGACCACCGCGCCAGCGCGCCGGCAGGCGATTGCCCAAGCCGCGGAAGGCTTTCTTTACTGCGTGGCTCGCCTCGGAACCACCGGGGTGCGCGACGAAGCTCCCGCCGAAGCCGAGGATCTCGTCCGCTCGATGCGGACGCTCTGCACAGTACCGGCCTGCGTCGGCTTTGGCATCTCCACTCCCGAGCAGGCCGCCACCGTGGCGGCTTATGCCGATGGGGTGGTGGTCGGCAGCGCCCTCGTGGAGCGGATCGGGGCCTGGGGTGCGGCAGCGGATCTGTGCGAAAGGATCGAGCATTTTGCGCGGAGGCTGGCGGAAGGGGTGCATCGTGCATCGGGGAAGGGCGTGCCCGCAGCCCCGCTCCGGGAGCCTGCGGGAGAAAGAGGGAGAGTTGGGCATCCTTGCGCTTGA
- the ruvX gene encoding Holliday junction resolvase RuvX, whose product MGILALDYGSKRIGVAVNDPTLTLALPLGYLPAEPFSEFVRELKEFIRRYEVSLLLVGLPRNMDGSYGPAAERVREFTRKCKQLIPIPVELRDERLTTKLAAHYLREAGRKEKASRQKIDGVAAAILLQSYLDELTLRET is encoded by the coding sequence TTGGGCATCCTTGCGCTTGATTATGGGAGCAAGCGGATCGGTGTAGCCGTCAACGATCCGACGCTCACGCTAGCCTTGCCCCTCGGTTACCTCCCGGCAGAGCCGTTTTCGGAATTCGTCCGGGAGCTCAAGGAGTTCATTCGTCGTTACGAAGTCAGCCTTCTCCTGGTGGGTCTTCCGCGGAACATGGATGGCTCCTACGGACCGGCCGCGGAGCGCGTCCGGGAATTTACCCGGAAATGCAAGCAGCTCATCCCGATCCCGGTCGAATTGCGGGACGAGCGGCTGACGACGAAGCTCGCCGCCCACTATCTGCGTGAGGCCGGACGGAAGGAGAAGGCGAGCCGGCAGAAGATCGACGGGGTGGCGGCCGCGATCCTCTTGCAGTCTTATCTCGACGAGTTGACCCTCCGGGAGACTTGA
- a CDS encoding dUTPase, translated as MNHGDKLEAIFALQESLNRQIGIETASLDDEGRERWLLNYARAMSQEIAELTDSVPWKWWARYQKRDFQNARVELVDLFHFLVSAAQVLGMSADDLFLAYRKKHEVNQGRIASGYRQKDPDDSRHV; from the coding sequence GTGAATCACGGAGACAAGCTCGAGGCGATTTTTGCCCTGCAGGAGAGCCTCAATCGTCAAATCGGAATTGAAACCGCTTCGCTCGACGACGAGGGAAGGGAGCGGTGGCTGCTCAACTATGCGCGAGCCATGAGCCAGGAAATCGCGGAGCTGACGGACAGCGTGCCCTGGAAGTGGTGGGCACGTTACCAGAAACGGGATTTTCAGAATGCTCGCGTGGAGCTCGTCGATCTCTTTCACTTCCTGGTCTCTGCGGCACAGGTGCTCGGGATGAGCGCAGACGACCTCTTCCTCGCCTATCGGAAGAAGCACGAGGTCAACCAGGGGAGGATCGCCAGCGGCTATCGGCAGAAGGACCCGGACGACAGCCGGCATGTGTGA
- a CDS encoding aspartyl protease family protein — protein MGRSTGWKAALRLSGLILLLSLARGAALPWSAHALDLLAQARQQVAEGNLEEAARLARKEAVVHPEEGESWKLLGAVALQRGDWPQAERALERALRVRGRDPEAASLLAVLWRREGRFRDAADLLRLLGGEAEADQLAGFGREAPFLQRGPDEIQLDWVGSGLRPVVPVLVGGKRWANFLVDTGASCVVLDRRLAEEIRLPPAGSAQLIGAGARSASGKLGRLDSLRFGATEVRNIPVVVVDLRQPERVGESFDGILGSEFLQHFVVTLDYPRRRLSLQKAERSGTGRSAPASAGVRAAEVPLRLTPGGLLVVPMEVASRERLLVFLDTGAAETALALSRRAARRLGLTPSSRGDRYFGVGGRYLASPILLPEVRFAGFSAHHLSGVIAPFPQRIEQGEGLPLGGFLGSGFCRRFRVTIDFSRMRVRLAMPERET, from the coding sequence ATGGGCCGGAGCACCGGGTGGAAAGCGGCCTTGCGCTTGAGCGGCCTGATTCTCTTGCTCTCTCTGGCCCGAGGAGCGGCCCTCCCGTGGTCCGCGCATGCCCTGGATCTTCTCGCTCAGGCTCGCCAGCAGGTGGCGGAGGGAAATCTCGAAGAGGCGGCGCGCCTCGCCCGGAAGGAAGCGGTTGTTCATCCGGAGGAAGGAGAATCCTGGAAGCTGCTCGGTGCCGTTGCGCTCCAGCGGGGCGATTGGCCGCAAGCCGAGCGCGCCCTCGAGCGCGCCTTGCGCGTCCGGGGAAGGGATCCGGAAGCGGCCTCCCTGCTGGCGGTCCTCTGGCGGCGGGAAGGGCGTTTTCGCGATGCGGCCGATCTCTTGCGGCTCCTGGGTGGAGAAGCCGAAGCGGATCAGCTGGCCGGGTTCGGAAGGGAGGCCCCCTTTCTGCAGAGAGGACCCGACGAGATCCAGCTCGACTGGGTCGGGTCCGGTTTGCGGCCGGTGGTGCCAGTCCTCGTCGGGGGGAAGCGATGGGCCAACTTCCTGGTCGATACCGGAGCGTCCTGCGTGGTCTTGGACCGGCGCCTGGCCGAAGAGATTCGGCTTCCTCCGGCAGGATCCGCCCAGCTCATCGGGGCTGGCGCCAGAAGCGCGAGCGGAAAGCTGGGCCGACTTGATTCGCTCCGATTCGGTGCCACCGAGGTCCGTAACATTCCCGTCGTGGTCGTCGATCTCCGCCAACCAGAGCGGGTGGGCGAGTCGTTTGATGGAATCCTGGGGTCGGAGTTTCTGCAGCATTTCGTCGTCACCCTCGACTACCCGAGGCGGCGTCTCTCCTTGCAGAAAGCGGAGAGGAGCGGGACGGGCCGGAGCGCTCCGGCCAGCGCCGGCGTCCGGGCCGCTGAAGTACCTCTGCGGCTGACCCCGGGCGGGCTCCTCGTAGTTCCCATGGAAGTGGCCTCGCGGGAGAGGCTCTTGGTCTTCCTCGACACGGGCGCGGCCGAGACCGCGCTTGCGCTCAGCCGGCGGGCGGCGCGCCGACTCGGCCTCACGCCATCGAGTCGGGGAGATCGCTATTTCGGGGTGGGAGGGCGCTACCTCGCCTCGCCGATCCTCCTTCCCGAGGTCCGGTTCGCGGGCTTCTCGGCGCACCATCTCTCGGGCGTCATCGCCCCGTTTCCCCAGCGGATCGAGCAGGGAGAAGGTCTCCCCTTGGGGGGCTTTCTTGGAAGCGGTTTTTGTCGGCGCTTCCGGGTGACGATCGATTTCTCCCGGATGCGCGTCCGCCTGGCGATGCCAGAGCGCGAAACTTAG
- a CDS encoding glycosyltransferase family 87 protein, with translation MKPSSRENPLTRAGLLLWLGYLVLLSLVVAHAPEHAVTPTYAEASRSWWEHRNLYNLQSVHGFLYLPQSAILYTPFALLPPVPREILWRAVNLAIVASALARLARFLPRPTRSFILLSLLTIPASLASARNGQTNLPLAGAMIHGFLEASNARENRAAAWFLLGLAYKPVSIVPYLLAGALYPRLRRSLILGTLLLLALPWLFGSAGFVFDQYQQFWQKFLLSGQPDEPIFSDLSGLLNAVGISLPSAWLFACRALAAPLTLLLGRVALRRDPTRGALWLDGFAAAYLMLFNPRTEANSYILLAPATAFFALGELSLGQRASAACLMGITLGLGSSSYGPIHGWTHLWFQPLLALLFFGYLAFRCLRPMPAADPATPSSFGTRRDEESVG, from the coding sequence ATGAAACCCAGCTCCCGGGAAAACCCCCTCACGCGCGCCGGACTCCTCCTCTGGCTCGGCTATCTCGTTCTCCTCTCCCTGGTGGTCGCTCACGCACCCGAGCATGCGGTGACCCCCACCTATGCCGAGGCAAGCCGATCCTGGTGGGAGCATCGGAACCTCTACAACCTGCAGAGCGTACATGGATTCCTCTACCTGCCTCAATCGGCGATCCTCTATACCCCCTTTGCGCTCCTTCCTCCGGTACCCAGGGAGATTCTCTGGCGGGCCGTGAATCTCGCCATCGTCGCCAGCGCCCTCGCCCGCCTGGCCCGCTTCCTCCCCCGCCCGACCCGCTCCTTCATCCTCCTGAGCCTCCTTACGATCCCCGCCTCCCTCGCCTCCGCCCGCAACGGCCAAACCAACCTGCCCCTGGCGGGTGCCATGATCCATGGCTTCCTCGAAGCCTCGAACGCCCGGGAGAATCGGGCCGCTGCCTGGTTTCTCCTGGGCTTGGCCTACAAGCCGGTCTCGATCGTCCCCTACTTATTGGCGGGAGCCCTCTACCCACGCCTCCGCCGGTCGCTGATCCTCGGGACTCTTCTCCTTCTGGCACTGCCCTGGCTCTTCGGATCCGCCGGGTTCGTCTTCGACCAGTATCAGCAATTCTGGCAGAAGTTTCTCCTCTCCGGCCAGCCCGACGAGCCGATCTTCTCGGACCTCTCGGGCCTGCTGAATGCGGTAGGGATCTCCCTCCCTTCGGCTTGGCTCTTTGCCTGCCGCGCGCTCGCGGCCCCGCTGACGCTCCTGCTCGGCCGGGTCGCCCTCCGGCGCGATCCGACCCGCGGGGCCCTCTGGCTCGACGGCTTCGCCGCAGCCTACTTGATGCTCTTCAATCCAAGGACGGAGGCCAATTCCTACATCCTCCTCGCCCCGGCAACGGCCTTTTTCGCGCTGGGGGAGCTCTCGCTCGGCCAGCGAGCGAGCGCGGCGTGCCTCATGGGGATTACGCTCGGGCTGGGCTCTTCGAGCTACGGACCCATTCACGGCTGGACCCATCTCTGGTTCCAGCCTCTCCTCGCCCTGCTCTTCTTCGGTTACCTCGCCTTTCGCTGCCTTCGTCCGATGCCCGCGGCCGATCCGGCGACGCCGTCCTCCTTCGGCACCCGCAGGGACGAGGAGTCCGTGGGCTAA
- a CDS encoding polysaccharide deacetylase: protein MSAARALLSFDLEEFDIPMEFGRTLPEGEQIEVALVGLRRLMPLLADRKIVSTFFSTAFFAMKAPEEVRALGLTQEIASHGFAHTGFTPSDPDRSKRVLEEITGKRVYGYRSPRFRPVADQLLQNAGYLYNSSENPTFLPGRYCRFFAPRKAYRKGELLQIPVSVSPWIRFPFFWLAFKNTPAPLFRAAAAWTLAESGYLHLVFHPWEFADLGGYGLPRWISSPCGGELLDRFASFLDWLGARARFTTLADFATAFLVR from the coding sequence ATGAGCGCCGCACGCGCACTCCTTAGCTTCGACCTCGAGGAGTTCGATATCCCCATGGAATTCGGGCGGACACTGCCCGAGGGAGAGCAGATCGAAGTGGCTCTCGTCGGGCTCCGTCGATTGATGCCGCTTTTAGCGGATCGCAAGATCGTCTCCACGTTTTTCTCGACCGCCTTCTTCGCGATGAAGGCCCCGGAGGAGGTTCGAGCGCTGGGACTGACCCAGGAGATCGCCTCCCATGGATTCGCGCACACCGGTTTTACGCCATCCGATCCCGATCGCTCGAAACGGGTGCTGGAGGAGATTACGGGCAAGCGGGTCTATGGCTATCGAAGCCCGCGCTTCCGCCCCGTAGCGGACCAGCTCCTGCAGAACGCCGGTTACCTCTATAACTCTTCGGAGAACCCGACCTTCCTGCCGGGGCGCTACTGCCGCTTCTTCGCCCCGCGCAAGGCCTACCGGAAGGGCGAGCTCCTCCAGATCCCGGTTTCGGTCTCTCCCTGGATTCGCTTTCCGTTCTTCTGGCTGGCATTCAAGAACACGCCGGCGCCTCTCTTCCGGGCGGCCGCCGCCTGGACTCTGGCGGAATCGGGCTATCTCCACCTCGTCTTTCATCCTTGGGAGTTCGCGGATCTGGGCGGCTATGGCCTACCCCGCTGGATCTCTTCCCCCTGCGGAGGGGAGCTGCTCGACCGGTTCGCTTCGTTCCTCGACTGGCTCGGGGCGAGAGCCCGGTTCACGACCCTTGCGGACTTTGCCACCGCCTTCCTCGTGCGATGA
- a CDS encoding thiol-disulfide oxidoreductase DCC family protein, protein MGIIFFDGGCGLCNRFVWFVLRHDRKRVFRFAPLQGARFRREAERSGPLAGSESVVVVWEEEGRREVLLRGRAVVRVLRQLPRFRWLATLLGVLPEPWLDRFYDLVAARRYRLSGKGATCRRPNEEEERYFLD, encoded by the coding sequence ATGGGAATCATTTTTTTCGACGGAGGCTGCGGCCTGTGCAACCGCTTTGTCTGGTTCGTGTTGCGCCACGATCGCAAGCGGGTGTTCCGATTCGCGCCGCTCCAGGGAGCTCGGTTCCGTCGGGAAGCCGAGAGGAGCGGACCGTTGGCCGGATCTGAATCGGTGGTTGTCGTATGGGAGGAGGAGGGAAGACGCGAAGTGCTCCTGCGCGGGAGGGCGGTCGTTCGGGTATTGCGGCAGCTGCCGCGGTTCCGCTGGCTGGCGACCCTGCTCGGCGTCCTCCCTGAGCCTTGGCTCGATCGATTCTACGATCTTGTGGCGGCTCGCCGCTATCGCTTATCCGGGAAGGGAGCGACCTGCCGGAGGCCGAACGAGGAAGAGGAGCGATATTTTCTCGATTGA
- a CDS encoding acyloxyacyl hydrolase has protein sequence MRRTLAVVVILWVLSPLGIARGASSTSYPASAAAETSDPKGGVALDTESIPELALYHEGTNEIQVMSGALFSLGSGGGRYTFDEAPTILSWGWMLTTPKGHGFFRGNVEVLLDLYASGIFAGPMSGNVVVGPNVFVRYNFVQPNWRIVPYVEGGLGFVFTDAYTVPTQSMVGQAIEFTPQAGAGFRYMLSKHWSINAEALFHHMSNADMAARNIGVNEVGGLVGFSYLLGSE, from the coding sequence ATGAGGAGGACGTTAGCGGTCGTAGTGATCTTATGGGTGCTGAGCCCTTTGGGGATCGCCCGGGGAGCGTCTAGTACTTCCTATCCTGCGTCGGCCGCTGCCGAAACGAGCGATCCCAAGGGCGGGGTGGCTCTCGACACGGAAAGCATTCCCGAGTTGGCTCTCTATCACGAAGGCACCAACGAAATTCAAGTCATGTCCGGGGCGCTCTTTTCCTTGGGGAGCGGGGGGGGGAGGTACACCTTCGACGAGGCGCCCACTATCTTGAGCTGGGGCTGGATGCTGACCACGCCGAAGGGACACGGATTCTTCCGCGGCAATGTCGAGGTGCTTCTCGATCTCTACGCGAGTGGCATCTTCGCGGGTCCCATGAGCGGGAACGTGGTGGTGGGTCCCAACGTCTTCGTCCGGTACAACTTTGTTCAGCCGAACTGGCGGATCGTCCCCTACGTCGAAGGGGGGCTTGGCTTTGTTTTTACCGATGCCTATACGGTGCCCACCCAGTCCATGGTCGGGCAGGCGATCGAGTTCACGCCGCAAGCCGGGGCCGGATTCCGCTACATGCTTTCGAAGCACTGGTCGATCAATGCCGAAGCGCTCTTCCACCACATGTCCAACGCCGATATGGCGGCGCGCAACATCGGGGTGAACGAGGTCGGAGGGCTGGTCGGCTTTTCGTACCTGCTCGGATCGGAATAG
- a CDS encoding tRNA (cytidine(34)-2'-O)-methyltransferase, translating into MSGEALLEIGLIAPRIPPNTGNVARLCAATRSTLHLIGPLPFSLSDQAVRRAGLDYWSEAVVRQWESWEEFRAALAGRRLLFFETGPYRRYTEALYRRGDVLLFGQESRGLPRRLLEEDPTHVFTIPILNAKVRSLNLANAVSIVLYEAIRQLTMRGGEREEGKESGGAG; encoded by the coding sequence GTGAGCGGAGAAGCTCTTTTGGAGATCGGGCTGATCGCACCCCGGATCCCGCCGAACACCGGGAATGTCGCCCGACTCTGTGCTGCGACCCGCTCGACGCTCCATCTGATTGGCCCGCTCCCCTTCTCCTTAAGCGACCAGGCGGTGCGGAGGGCGGGGCTCGACTATTGGTCGGAGGCGGTCGTCCGGCAGTGGGAGTCCTGGGAGGAGTTTCGTGCCGCCTTGGCGGGCCGCCGGCTTCTTTTCTTTGAAACCGGCCCCTACCGCCGGTATACGGAGGCGCTCTACCGGCGCGGCGATGTCCTTCTCTTCGGCCAGGAGAGCCGAGGGTTGCCCCGGCGGCTCTTGGAGGAAGATCCAACCCATGTGTTCACGATCCCGATCCTAAACGCGAAGGTGCGGAGCCTGAACCTGGCAAATGCGGTGTCGATCGTCCTCTACGAGGCGATTCGGCAGCTCACGATGAGAGGAGGGGAGCGGGAAGAAGGGAAGGAGAGCGGCGGTGCTGGCTAG